The DNA window CGGTGGCGATGATGCCCAGCTCCGCCGCCAGCGTCAGGAACGTCATCGCGCCCTGCAGCGAGTAGAGCGCGCCGGCGCCGGGAAGCACGGCGAAGATGATCGCGGTCGCCACCAGCCCGCTGGCGGCGCCGAACTCCGACCGGCGGAACAGCCGTGTCAGCAGCCTGGCCTGCGCCAGCCGCTCGTCCGGCCCCTCGTGGCGCTTGGCGGCGGCGATGCCCGGCAGCGCACGGGGTGCGGTATCAGCCATGCGGCGCGCCGGTTCCCATCGTCACCCTCGGTTCGACCCGGCGCGGGGGACAGGCCCGTGTTCCCCCGCGCCGTCCTGCCCCGCTCAGCGGATGCCCTGCTGCGACAGGGTCAGGATCGCGGAAGCCTTCTCCGGACTGTCGATGAACAGCGGCCCGGTATAGGTGTTGTTCTGCACCCACAGCCCGTTGGTCGCATTCTGCACCAGAAACAGCACCGGCAGATAGCCCATCAGGTACTGCTGGCCGTCCATGCCGAAGCCCATCTCGCCGGCGACGATGGAATCGAGGATTTCCGGTCCGACATCGAAGGTGTAGAGCCCCATCGTGCCGAACATGTCGCGCTCGCGGAACATCTGGATCAGCGGGTTGGCCGAGGCGGTGCCGGTGGCGAACACCGCCTGCACATCGGGATGCGCCGACAGATAGGCCTCGACGCGGCGCTGCACGTCGGCCGGATCCTGCTGCACGGCGATGACCTCGGACGCGCCGCCGGACTCGGCCAGCCCGTCGTTGATGCCCTGGCAGCGCTCGTCGAGGCTGACGTTGCCGACCTCGTGGTTGACGCAGACGACGGTCAGGATGCCCTCGCCCGCCAGCCGCCGGCCGGCCTTCACGCCGGAGTCGTATTCCGACACCGTGCCCACATAGAGCCCGGCGCCCATCTCCATGCCCGGCACCTCGCCGGAATCGAGCACGATGACCGGGATGCCGGCGGCCACCGCGGCCGTGACCGGCCCGCGCATCGCATCGGCGTCCGGGATCGACACGGCCAGTCCGTCGGGCTGGCTGGCGATCGCGGCCTCGATCAGCCGCGCCTGCTCGACCACGTCGAACACCTGCGGCGCGTAGTAGTCGACCTGGGCGCCGGTCAGCGCCGCCGCGTCGTCGACGCCCCGCTTCACCACCGACCAGTAGGCGTCCGACGACGAGCCGTGGGTGACCACGACGATGTGCACGTCCTCCACAGGCTTCAACCCGTCGGCCAGTGCCGGCCCCGCCACCGCCGACAGACCCAGCATCGTCGCCCCGATCAGCCATTTGCGCTTCATTGCAGCCTCCTCCTCTCCTCAAGGTCCATTGGTTGGTTCACGCGCCGCCCGCGGGCCCGTCGACGACGAAGCCTGCGCCCGTGGCCAGCGCGACGAGGTTGTCGTGGCCCATGCGGGCGTAGGTCAGCGGATGCGCCTTGGCAGGGTCCTGCTCCGCTTCGACCACCAGCCAGCCGCGGTAGCCGGCATGGTGCAGGCGATCGAGAATGGCGGCGTAGTCGACCGCGCCGTCGCCCGGCACGGTGAAGATTCCGTCCAGGACCGAATCCATGAAGCTGCGGTCGCGCGCCCGGGCGTCGGCCAGCACGGCGGGGCGCACGTCCTTGCAGTGGACGTGGTTGATCCGCGCGGCATGGCGGGTCGCCAACGCGACCGGGTCGCCGCCGGAAAAGGCGCAATGGCCGCTGTCGAACAGCAGGCCGACCGCCGGTCCGGTAGCGTTCATCAGCCGGTCGACCTCGGCATCGGTCTCGACAATGGTGCCCATGTGATGGTGGAACGCCATTGCGACCCCGAAATCGGCCATGCGCTCGGCCAGTGCGGTCAGCTTCGCGCCATAGGCCGGCCAGTCGGCGTCGGCCAGGCGCGGACGCTGCGAGATCGGCTGCCAGATCCCATCGAGGCGGCCGTTCGACGTGTCGGCATAGACGACCACGGACGCGCCGAGGTCGCGCAACAGCGTCAGGTGCGGCAGCACGGCGTCGAATTCCGCCGCGACGTCACGCACGAGGATGCGGCCGTCCCACCAGCCGGATACCAGTGCCAGCCTGTGGGCGGTGAGCAGCGGGCCGAGTACCGCCGGGTCGCGGGGGTACTTGCCGCCCAGTTCCGATCCGGCATAGCCGGCCAGCGCGATCTCGCCGAGACAGGTCTCAAGCGGTGTGTCGCCGCCCAGTTCGGGCACGTCGTCGTTGGTCCAGGTGATGGGGTTGATGCCGATGCGCACGCTCATGCCGCGGCATAGCCCCCGTGCGCGCCGGCCCCGTCCAGACCCGTCATATGCCGTGCCATCCGCGTCCCCCTCGCCGCGCAGCAAACGCCAACGCTAGCCAGCATCCGGCCCCACAGACAGGTCCATTTCGCTACAATTTCATGGGTCCACTTTGCGGAATGCGGCAGGCGGCCGCGACGCAATGCGCTATCCGGCGACCGGGCGCGCTTGCTATGCTCGGCCAATGCGCGCGTTTCGGGGAGGGACGGCGATGATCGACAGACGGCAATGGCAGTTCTGGGAGGACAACGGCTATCTGATCGTCGAGGGGGTGCTGCCGCCGGAGCGCACCGCGGCCGTGCGGGCGGCGCTCGACGCCCGGTTCGACGCGGAGGGCGAGGCGGCCGGCGCCGAAGGCTCCGACAATCCCGGCGTGCGCCGCCTGTGCAACCTGTTCTCGAAGGGCGAGGCGTTCGAGCGGCTCGGCACCGAGCCGATCGCGCTGGAAATGGCGCAGCGCACGATCGGCGACGACATCCGCTGGCAGGCGATGAACTTCCACGACCCGCTGCCCGGCGACGAGCGGCCGCACCAGCCGATCCACGCCGATCGCTCGTTCTTCCCGGGCTGTCTGGGCTACGTCAACGTGATCTGGGCCATCGACGCGATGACCGACGCGAACGGCGGCACCCGGCTGGTGCCGGGATCGCACAAGCGGCCGTGGCCGCTGGACCTGGCCGACCCGCGTGCGCCGGTCGAGGGCGAGATCGTCGTCGCGTGTCCGGCCGGCTCCGCCATATTCGTCCACGG is part of the Alphaproteobacteria bacterium genome and encodes:
- a CDS encoding phytanoyl-CoA dioxygenase family protein, which produces MIDRRQWQFWEDNGYLIVEGVLPPERTAAVRAALDARFDAEGEAAGAEGSDNPGVRRLCNLFSKGEAFERLGTEPIALEMAQRTIGDDIRWQAMNFHDPLPGDERPHQPIHADRSFFPGCLGYVNVIWAIDAMTDANGGTRLVPGSHKRPWPLDLADPRAPVEGEIVVACPAGSAIFVHGDTWHGGRANRSTSRRRAIHMGLACPNTAPQYHIAEAITAATRQRLGPLCRLIPAPLADFERDETTKGRTLYGILAETRTEGRSREANVAPR
- a CDS encoding sugar ABC transporter substrate-binding protein, which produces MKRKWLIGATMLGLSAVAGPALADGLKPVEDVHIVVVTHGSSSDAYWSVVKRGVDDAAALTGAQVDYYAPQVFDVVEQARLIEAAIASQPDGLAVSIPDADAMRGPVTAAVAAGIPVIVLDSGEVPGMEMGAGLYVGTVSEYDSGVKAGRRLAGEGILTVVCVNHEVGNVSLDERCQGINDGLAESGGASEVIAVQQDPADVQRRVEAYLSAHPDVQAVFATGTASANPLIQMFRERDMFGTMGLYTFDVGPEILDSIVAGEMGFGMDGQQYLMGYLPVLFLVQNATNGLWVQNNTYTGPLFIDSPEKASAILTLSQQGIR
- the iolE gene encoding myo-inosose-2 dehydratase produces the protein MSVRIGINPITWTNDDVPELGGDTPLETCLGEIALAGYAGSELGGKYPRDPAVLGPLLTAHRLALVSGWWDGRILVRDVAAEFDAVLPHLTLLRDLGASVVVYADTSNGRLDGIWQPISQRPRLADADWPAYGAKLTALAERMADFGVAMAFHHHMGTIVETDAEVDRLMNATGPAVGLLFDSGHCAFSGGDPVALATRHAARINHVHCKDVRPAVLADARARDRSFMDSVLDGIFTVPGDGAVDYAAILDRLHHAGYRGWLVVEAEQDPAKAHPLTYARMGHDNLVALATGAGFVVDGPAGGA